A single region of the Panthera tigris isolate Pti1 chromosome B1, P.tigris_Pti1_mat1.1, whole genome shotgun sequence genome encodes:
- the ABRAXAS1 gene encoding BRCA1-A complex subunit Abraxas 1 isoform X1, giving the protein MEGESTSAVLSGFVLGALAFQHLNTDSDTEGFLLGEVKGEAKNSITDSQMDDVEVIYTIDIQKYIPCYQLFSFYNSSGELNEQALKKILSSVKKAVVGWYKFRRHSDQIMTFRERLLHKNLQKHLSSRELVFLLLTPSIITESCSTHRLEHALYKPQKGLFHRIPLVVANLGMSEQLGYKTVSGSCESTGFSRAIKTHSSEFFKEDGSLKEVHKINEMYASLQEELKSICKKVEHSERAVEKLLKDVHRLKWEIKKRKQAQIQVARETVEKDPQENIFLCEALRTFFPDCEFLHSCVISLKNRHISKSSCTANHHLDVIDNLTLMVEYTDIPEASLASSTPQMIKHKALDTDDGWQFKKSRLLETQNKPSKTDTDSSNQEKAYTLSSPEIDEEIEKMKGSGEYPQSPTF; this is encoded by the exons ATGGAGGGGGAGAGTACGTCGGCGGTGCTCTCCGGCTTTGTGCTCGGCGCGCTCGCTTTCCAGCACCTCAACACCGACTCGGACACG GAAGGTTTTCTTCTTGGGGAAGTGAAAGGTGAAGCCAAGAACAGTATTACTGATTCCCAAATGGATGATGTTGAAGTTATTTATACAATTG ACATCcagaaatatattccatgctaTCAGCTCTTTAG CTTTTATAATTCTTCTGGTGAACTAAATGAGCAAgcactgaagaaaatattatcaAGTGTCAAAAAG GCTGTGGTTGGTTGGTACAAATTCCGACGTCATTCAGACCAGATCATGACATTTAGAGAGAGACTGCTTCATAAAAACTTACAGAAGCATCTTTCAAGCCGGGAACTGGTTTTTCTGCTGTTAACACCAAGTATAATAACAGAAAGCTGCTCTACTCATCGGCTGGAGCATGCCTTATATAAACCTCAGAAGGG actttttcacAGGATACCATTAGTGGTGGCCAATCTGGGCATGTCTGAACAACTGGGTTATAAAACTGTATCAGGTTCCTGTGAGTCCACTGGTTTTAGCCGAGCAATAAAAACACACAG ctctgaattttttaaagaagatggaTCTTTAAAGGaggtacataaaataaatgaaatgtatgcTTCTTTACAAGAGGAATTAAAG agtATATGCAAAAAAGTAGAACACAGTGAGCGAGCAGTAGAGAAACTACTAAAGGATGTACACAGATTgaaatgggaaattaaaaaaagaaaacaggcacaaATTCAAGTAGCAC ggGAGACCGTCGAAAAAGACCCTCAGGAGAACATTTTTCTTTGCGAAGCTTTACGGACCTTTTTTCCAGATTGCGAATTTCTTCATTCATGTGTTATCTCTTTGAAAAATAGGCATATTTCTAAAAGTAGCTGTACTGCCAACCACCATCTTGATGTGATAGACAACCTGACCTTAATGGTAGAATACACCGACATTCCTGAAGCTAGTCTAGCTAGCAGTACACCGCAAATGATTAAACATAAAGCTTTAGATACTGATGATGGATGGCAATTCAAGAAGTCACGGCTGTTAGAGACACAAAACAAACCATCTAAAACAGATACTGATAGTAGTAATCAAGAAAAAGCATATACATTGAGCAGCCCTGAAATAGATGAAGAGATTGAAAAAATGAAGGGTTCTGGTGAATATCCACAGTCTCCTACATTTTGA
- the ABRAXAS1 gene encoding BRCA1-A complex subunit Abraxas 1 isoform X2 — protein sequence MDDVEVIYTIDIQKYIPCYQLFSFYNSSGELNEQALKKILSSVKKAVVGWYKFRRHSDQIMTFRERLLHKNLQKHLSSRELVFLLLTPSIITESCSTHRLEHALYKPQKGLFHRIPLVVANLGMSEQLGYKTVSGSCESTGFSRAIKTHSSEFFKEDGSLKEVHKINEMYASLQEELKSICKKVEHSERAVEKLLKDVHRLKWEIKKRKQAQIQVARETVEKDPQENIFLCEALRTFFPDCEFLHSCVISLKNRHISKSSCTANHHLDVIDNLTLMVEYTDIPEASLASSTPQMIKHKALDTDDGWQFKKSRLLETQNKPSKTDTDSSNQEKAYTLSSPEIDEEIEKMKGSGEYPQSPTF from the exons ATGGATGATGTTGAAGTTATTTATACAATTG ACATCcagaaatatattccatgctaTCAGCTCTTTAG CTTTTATAATTCTTCTGGTGAACTAAATGAGCAAgcactgaagaaaatattatcaAGTGTCAAAAAG GCTGTGGTTGGTTGGTACAAATTCCGACGTCATTCAGACCAGATCATGACATTTAGAGAGAGACTGCTTCATAAAAACTTACAGAAGCATCTTTCAAGCCGGGAACTGGTTTTTCTGCTGTTAACACCAAGTATAATAACAGAAAGCTGCTCTACTCATCGGCTGGAGCATGCCTTATATAAACCTCAGAAGGG actttttcacAGGATACCATTAGTGGTGGCCAATCTGGGCATGTCTGAACAACTGGGTTATAAAACTGTATCAGGTTCCTGTGAGTCCACTGGTTTTAGCCGAGCAATAAAAACACACAG ctctgaattttttaaagaagatggaTCTTTAAAGGaggtacataaaataaatgaaatgtatgcTTCTTTACAAGAGGAATTAAAG agtATATGCAAAAAAGTAGAACACAGTGAGCGAGCAGTAGAGAAACTACTAAAGGATGTACACAGATTgaaatgggaaattaaaaaaagaaaacaggcacaaATTCAAGTAGCAC ggGAGACCGTCGAAAAAGACCCTCAGGAGAACATTTTTCTTTGCGAAGCTTTACGGACCTTTTTTCCAGATTGCGAATTTCTTCATTCATGTGTTATCTCTTTGAAAAATAGGCATATTTCTAAAAGTAGCTGTACTGCCAACCACCATCTTGATGTGATAGACAACCTGACCTTAATGGTAGAATACACCGACATTCCTGAAGCTAGTCTAGCTAGCAGTACACCGCAAATGATTAAACATAAAGCTTTAGATACTGATGATGGATGGCAATTCAAGAAGTCACGGCTGTTAGAGACACAAAACAAACCATCTAAAACAGATACTGATAGTAGTAATCAAGAAAAAGCATATACATTGAGCAGCCCTGAAATAGATGAAGAGATTGAAAAAATGAAGGGTTCTGGTGAATATCCACAGTCTCCTACATTTTGA